The Malus sylvestris chromosome 14, drMalSylv7.2, whole genome shotgun sequence genome segment TttgttactcttttttttttcttttcaaggtaAATAATGCCCAACCATTCTACAGATAAGGCATCTAATCGGCTTAAATGTTTTGTAAAAGAGAGGTCAGCGGGGATAATCTTAGAGCACAAGCATTTTGAATCTAATCAACTAAGTGTGAAGCAGCATCTAATAAAAGTGTGGAAGGACTCTACCAAACAATAAAACATGGCGAAACCCATCATCGAATAAATAAAGACCTCTGAAATCTAAGCTTTCAGTAACTAGTGGTAACCTATTCTCTATGCTTTTGACGTCATCAGCTTTAGCAGATGCCAAGAATACAAGAGTAAGGTCAAATTATTTCCAAGAGATATGATATCGAAACATATTTTCAATGATGTGCAAGGACCAAAACTATCAaacattaaaaactaaaaattaaaacagtTAAAATTGAGTTTGAAAATGAGAAAATACCCAACAATCCCATCATAACCACCGGCACGATCGACTTCATCACCAGCTTCAACCTCATCACACTCATCGACGCCACTGCTAATCCGCTCTTGGCCATCAAGTACGCCGCTCCCATACTTGAAAAACACATAAAACCCGAACAAAATCATACGTTTCTTagatttgaaattgaagaaatttggCCATGAATTTGTAGACACTAACTTGAGGATCAGAAAGAGGATGGGAAGAGGATTATGAAGGTATAATTTGACGGTTTGTTTGCCTGTAagaaaaagggagagaaagGATGCGGGAAGTAGAGAGAGTGAAggggaaagaggagagagagtggatgggagagagaggagagacatTTGTGAAAGGGGAAAGAGAGGATAACCATTTTAGTTTCATCCACCTTTAAAACCACAAGAAATTCTTATAATATGAACTCACTCCATGGCTTTTCTCACTCATTTcggtgggtataaaaaaaaaacaaataaacagcACCGCTTCAGtgcctacaaaataaataataaaataaaaatgtagaaGAATAGTAATTTTAAGAAATAAAGTTATTTAACAAACACCAATCATTGGTGTCTCAATTTTGAAGGTCACCGATATCAGCGGCATCCCACTCTAAAGACACCAAAAAATAGTAAGAGCGAGTGCTTTATATCTATGGCCACCAATTGCAAATGCTGTGCAAAAAATGGTGTCCTATAAGCATAATTCTAGTAGTGTAAGTATCATTGCCCAAAGGCTCCCACAACACCCAACCCGAAGGTCAATATGTAACCACTAGATAcgcacaaaaccattgaacgTAGACTTTCCAAACATAGATacatatatatctcaaaaacatcttcatagtataaagtcatacatcatctatactataaagaagtaTGCAAAAGCATGTTCATAATTATACTTAATTTCAAATATCTCTATTTCAAGTCAAGCATGTTAGATTTGTGGAAATACTTTTGGAATTATTATTATAGTGATATGTGGATATTTGGAATTGTTCATGGAGCATGACAACTTTAGTGTTGCATTAATCCGAGGAATAAATGTAAACTGCACACGGGGACATTAGGGTAGAATGGCCAATAGGAGTCACGTGGTGAGttactatttatgaaaaatataatGAACACGTAAACGGATGATGTGATATGGCACTACGTGCATGATGATTTGATACTATTATTGTATTTTCTATAGTGACTAAAATGACATCGCTTGATTGGCATATTACATATTCTACTCACTGACCGACGGTGGTTGTTGCTCACCCCTCACGTTTTTATTTTACAGATGAGTTATTTGACAAGACAGGTGCTAGACGAGCTGAGTTTGGGTTAGACAAGGGATTTAAgagttttcttatttttgtacACTCTGTAAGGATTTTATAATAGTTACTTGTTTAAGAGAAGttattgttttatgtttttagttttagttttactTTTACTCGCACACCGAGCGTGTGGTCCCATCGACTCCGGGTCCAGGGCATGATAAAGTAactttttatttcaaaaaaaaatttatgtaaactatcctaatttaattgtatgaacattttaacaaaaaaaatatttaaattttgatagATATTGAAAAATTgctaaaccaacaccatgagTTTCATGGAATACTATGAAATAATATGAAACACTtggaagatatatatatatatatatatatatatatatatatatatatatatatattttaatattttatccgttggatttaaaattgGATCATTAGATCTTTTTTTATCGTCAGATTTAATTATAATAGATTTTAGCCattgaattcaataaatttataaatataaaactaaaagtaCACATATATGGTGAGCTAGCCCATTAACCCAGGGTGAAATTATGGGCTAAATTTGCCCCAAaatgagttttgggttaaaactcatatttggccCAAGAGTTGGAGCAAGTTGGCATATGTTTAGaacttaaaatttgagttttactccaaaTGTTGGAGTAAGTCTTAGAGCATGTTTGAAAGTGCattgaaaatgattgaaagacCGTTTAGTGAATATGTTTTTGAGTTCTAAAAGCATCTGAAGTGCATTTTAGAAGAAACACAAACTGATGTTTTTTCCAGGAAAtactttaagtattttttttcaagattcacttgcatttttactaagaattagtTCCAAAAGcatcagtgttctaaaaatcggcctaggtgGTGCCTAGGCACTCCATGGTGGCCACCTGCCACGATTAACCCATAGTCGGAAGAAAAATCGGCAAAGAGATTAGGTGGGCACCGAGGCTACCCAGGCAGGCAACTGGGTGCCCTAGGTGGTGGTTTAGGCGTTCCAGATATTTTTTGCTCAGCAACTGGTTCTCTTTCTGGGTTCTGGTTCTGCATTTCAAACTCATTTCCATCGAAGAAgacgagaggaagaagaaagagaaatgagtttctctctcttcccattCACACCCACGTGATGGACAAGACATAAGACCACCCAacctttttgtttaattattttttaaattgattccAATGGAATTGGGAAATGCAACTGACATaaacatatattaaattttcaTGTGGTGCACCCCACCTCCCTTTTATGTTGCATATTATCTCACTTAAAAAGTGCTTTCAACAAACTACAAATTTACAGTACATATTTTGACTTTTCTTTTAAGTTCACTATATATTTATAATCTTAGAAAATATTTCGTAAGTACTACAAACTTATAATCCTTTAAACTTTCATCTCATATTATCAAATTCaccaaaatattaataatataaaataatttactCAAATCCGCCTTGTTTGCCCAGGCccccgcctaggcgctgggcCCCAGCCCactgcccgactagcgcctagcgtcttttagaaccttgtttttgcattttatcattcttttattatcttatccatggatttcatacaagtataattttttgtaagtgtcaatatgcacttatttacaagatgtacaaaaaatttacctaaatccacctaggccgcctaggcactaggcgcCAGCCCGTCGccaactagcgcctagcgttttttagaaccttgaaaaACATATACATTAAGAACGCTTTCAGTCAATTTAAAAACATCTTCAAACACACTGTTATTGTATATCATTTTCTTAGCAAATTAATAATTCTCTTTGCACTCATGATTCATGTCTAAAATATTCTCACTTGTAATCAACCTATGGCCACATTCATTATGtcattttattcactcacaaaaTTTATATTGAATTATTGGATTAAGTTTAGACTTGTGTAGTTCGTTCTCTTATGGCAACGTCAATTCATCAAATTGTATTGAATAATTAATTGTAGAACACAAGTCCCTCTACTATGAATAATGAATAATATATTCTCCAATTCAAATCTCAGTGCTAAGAAAATTTAAGATGAAGTACGTTAAATGTTGATATTGGTTCATATGTGTGGATACAAATTTTGTACACAATTTATTTGATGAATTTCACCTACAAGAGAACAAACACCATTAGCATATTTGACAAACACGTTGAAAAAAGACCAAGGTACCCGCCTAAGGGTCTTCAATGCCTAACTCAAAAAAGTAGTATAGAGGAAAAGAGAACCAGAAGCCAATCTGTTTGACTTGgctatttataggaaaaatccTAGCAAGCAGTTGGGAGGGGAGGCTATAGAGCATACTAGGCAGTCTTTAATTATGCATGCCATTCTTTGCAGTCTTTCCAACTAGTAGTTCTGAAGGTCCCTGTTGGTAAGAGAGCACATTCAGCAAACACCCAAGAAGAGACTCCGGATAGTTTGTACCGTGCAACCATTAAACCAAGGTATGGCCCGATAGCAAAAAGTATTAACGGTGGCCTAGACAGCCCATATTACATGTCATGAGCAGGGCAAATAGTCCATGACCCATACCATAGGTGGTGTTAGAACCAAATTCATGCATATCCGCGGACGGAGGGGAAATCCAATTGGAATTGCCCTCCAGCGAGGGGAAAATGAGGTTGATTAGGGTGTGTGGTTGAATCCAGATCGACCTACATATATTTGGCAAGGAGAATCAAGTCGCGTGTGAATTGTAAGGAAGAATGGTGTAATGTCTAATACATCGTGAACGAACCTTGACGAATAGCCTATGACAAGGCGTTCAGGAGATGAGTTCTTCCTGGACGTATCTATGCATAGACGGCGTCACACATGCAAGATGAGCCTTTGTTAGGCGTAGAGATAATGTAAGAGAGATGTATCTTCGGTTCTAATTGATTGATATAGATCATTGGATCATAAAAGACTTCGCGAGATAAATACCTAGGCTAGAGTATTTATAGACATCTTGAGATTCCTTGTAGGGAAAGTAGTCTCAATTAAATCGGGAGACTATATAGGATGGAATCTAGAATAAGATATTCAATCCTCCTAGGATTGTGATTACGTTGCCTAATCCTTAAGATATCCTAATTTgacttgaattagggttttctttatcATGTTGTGATGTAGGCCACACAACTCAAAATATCGAAGATTCAAAGACCAGCTAAGCATCACATGGTCAAAGGTCAACAGCTCACAACAAGCTTAGctaacacaccccgatcctagaatcaaggcgtgctagccgtcacgtgagcgtgacgtaaccaaaagtgcgatgcggaagcaaaagataagagaaatacgaaggaataaaaaaaccaactactagcaataatatccaactagcatgctaaagtaagtttaagtgtgaaacacacaaattcagagcataagtactaggtgcagtcaagtaggaccataactaaattacaacacccgcaggtgagtcctacatttatgtagtctatCAGTACgtcgtgggaatcctcgtgggccaccaactctgttaactagaacctggaggggcacaaaacaaaattgagtgggtcagtaaaaccaaagtttttcgaaaatcatttcattaaaaacatttctaacccctcgctgtaaaacctgtatactttcctagaaaataacataatatgcatatacttcttcaaatatctcaaatcaccaatttttatcaaaacccataaaatatgccatgccataaatgtcaataacagattAAGAACACATCAATATAACAGatgacataatgaatcaaccagagaccctgcagttggtcctgtacggttaattccatagctcaatatccaaaccaaccggagtcaccacggtgacctgtacggcactactctgcacataagtcggaattacctgaagtagtctgtacaacaagaatggtgtaataatacgctctagtgcttctctcatcaatcatctgtgcacataatctaaggtcacctaccagtcggaaccacctctagtgatatgtacgactagcatgtctgaaccctctcatggtctgtacgacatgcacctacttggatccaaggtgagcgtgcggtgcgggtgaataatataagcactaacaccaggggtgcaggttataagctctcaacacaattcacatcatcaatgattcacatgactatgtaaaactcacctgatactcacatgtgcgtccatagcaccaattcacacgtatatatgcatcaattatcaattcatataattcataatatgcatgcatggcatcttaaaacatactttcttttaaattcaatttctgggaatttcagtagtatataggtaataacagaaaataactgcctattcactggtaagtcgaagggtcgtaaccctcgtgacgtccctggatgcgctcgtcctcgggataggtatcacctatatgcgaaacaactataaaaatgttaattaaagcacataaccgacaattcgtaataacttctcatacgatgctcaatttgggtatattaatataccacagtgacctactcaacgtcacggacgtcgaggtatttttagaaaaaaatttcgaggCCGCACACGCCCCCACGCGTCGGGAGGGGCACAGACCTACGCGCTCCATGTgcgtcatcttcttcctccagtcgctggactggtttttccgatcaccggaaaactggagatttttcaatctccttgttctccgtcatttctcaaccatttttcacacattttatatcaaaatgaagccctaagcatgtagaatcacgatgtactagtttaaggctctaaaaactacgaaatctcaccggagaaattccaagaaaactggccaacttcgaactcaacgatcccgacgtccaaaaccttcaaactaagcactccgagcttccttaggacctcactaagctcactgtaagcttagaattccctgaaattcaacaattcacgtgtgcatgaacagtgatttCAAAATGGGTCACGGGTTCGACGAGATTTCTAAGGTTTCCAATTCTAAAAGTAACACCATTCAAATCAGGAGGTTAAAAGGATGAAGAATCTCACCTTATTGGCGTCGATTCGTGGTGATTCGAGGGTTTTGTGCTTTGGTCCGTACAATTCGaagggatagagagagagagtgtgagctacgagggaagagagagagggcacgggGAAGGAAAGGTTTGTcccgtgcgtgtgtgtgtgtggtccacccaaAAACAAGTCACTCTtaattccctaaccacacaaatatacatacatcctttaatccaacttaaattttccaaaacttaggaaaatataCATTATTCAAAACATGCCATACACATACCTTAGTAACTGTCAATGGTACTTTCGTCATTTCACAACCTCGATAAATagaatctcgggacgggctgtgacattagCAGCTCGATGCCCCAAGAAGCCAAGACTCACGTCCATAGTGGCTATGTGGACTCGTTTGCTTGACCAAAACCAGTATGCCTAACTGCTGGTGCTATGGCTAAAAGTTTCGCAAGACAAAGCGAAGTTCCAAAGATGGGGCTAAAgcgattaaaacaatttctTAAATTTCTAGCAAGATGATAAACTTTCATGAATAACACCAAAATCCAACACAAGCTAAACAAAGTAGACTACTCATTATCATCTTGGATATTTATGGCTCTCCAATGGCCATCCCGTATTTAGCAGCCACCTTGCACTTAACAGTTTGCTCATTCGACACCTCATCTTCAGCATCTCTGATCATAGAAGTTTCATCCTCAATTGCTCCATTTACAACAGCTGAGAAATCACACTTGAGCAGTTTCCTTTGTAACAACGCGTCTCTATTTTtgcgattttattaatttttaaaggtGTAAATCGGACGATCTAGGCACATTCTCACATTGAGGTGCAAAATGGTATTTTGATACCCTCGGGAATTTcttacttgcttaacgaatctaacaaataagttatcaatattacggtctgcagcccgcaaagTTTATAATAACAAACTAagtaaaacaatttttcttttgaacatactaacccattgttttgaaaacacatatataatactacataataggttttttgaaaaaaccctagcatgccataaaaaccTTTGTAAAACGTGTATGTATAAAGCAGTGCTCAATAATGGTAACATGGTCGCCCGAAGGCAAAACCATAAAATCTTTGTAAATTGAAATAATAAAgtactcaactaggggtatcatagtcacCCGAAGGCATAACCATCactcgaaggtgaagctgtacgacactGTGTTACACtataaaagaaatatataacTACATAACACACTGACACTAGTCATGGCTAGTAAAGCTGTCCGACACTGGTTTCGTCAATGAAGCTGGGAGTATGTCATAAATATCTCACTACTCATCAAATGTGTCATATGGCCATAGACAAATGCATACTTATGTTGCGTGTATGTGTTGTATGATTACCCACTAAGTAAGCACCGAAAACTTAAATCACCTTTCTCGTATCAAATCATCGGAGCTCAAAGCTCAAAGCATCATCTCATAAAccataataaatcaatcatgtGAAAACATAAAATCATATTCGTGAATCCATCATATATCGTAAAGCGTAAAAGGCCATGGTTCGTAAATCTTTTGTAAACgtaaaatttcaataaatcGTAAATAAATCATAAACAATGTGAAAAACGTAAAATCATTATTACACATAGTCCTGTTCATGTAagaatatctctgcatgaactcgagTGTCAGCATATGCCGATAAGCACTTGATATGTTATGTTTGTTTATGCAAGATTATGTGATTACCGGAcgttagatatttatttacaaaatattgtgacatattgaattcttgagatattgcaggctacggtaagtattttcatactgtATGTAGTacgtatattttggaaactatacttgttttatggtGAAGGGTTATTAcgttttcgaaaaggtttttacaaagctttatttttaggtttactcacccttatttttcgcccctctaggttttagtgTCAGAGTTTCTGTGTCGATGAGGATACTTGGCAAAAGTTGGAAtaggagattaccttcgatggtatattCTTATCCTACTTTTAatatactttacttatgctttggCATCACGTGTGAATTGGGTTCATTCCGCTCACATGTGCACTCTTGCATTTAGgcatttttaggtttaaatttactcacattttccacatcactacactttatggcttcgtcaccttcctggTGTTGGCCATCATGACTCGATTCGTAGTCCAAGTGGACAtttcaggtcggggtgtgtcatcctCCTTTTTAGAAGGCAATACAgacatggtagcaacaaaaagAGCATGCTTTGGCGCCTCTTTGCAACTGAATCAACTTTCCCCTCACTTCTCATAGTGGCAAGCATTTCAGAAGCCAATCTAGACTTAGCCATAGTTGGATATTTCACTCTATGTCCGAACCTAGATGCTAGAAAGAGCTCAATAACGACCCTTTTAGAAGCAACAAAATTTCCACAAGCATCAAAGAAAGCCCTTGACTTTTTCTCAATTGAAGGTTCAATAAGCAGGCCAACTTACTTACCAGCAACAGGGACTCGCGCCAAGCCCAAGGGGTTGAGCCTTGCAGCTCACCCAGCTTCGTACCTCAATTTGTCGTTCCTcttggctcaagccaagccgAGCTCTTGGCTTCTACCAGTCAACACGCAGCACCACCCCGACTACTGTTTTGCGATAGCACAAcctaagaaaaagaagaaggaaaaaaaaatttcctaccTTAATGCAGCAAAGGGAAGAAAAACAATGACAACGATAATCAACTCTTTGCAAGGGCAAGCAAAGAAGAAGGCTAAGGGAGGGAGAATAAATTTCCTCTGGCTTTCTCTATTTCTTGttgggataaaaaaaatttcttcaaatttatTTAACCCCCTGCTTAAGGCATGCTTAAATAAGCTTTGGTGGCaattgttttccttttcctagaagactTTACTTCTAAGACAAATTGGAAGATCTACATCAAATTGGGAAATAAATCTAtactcaagaaagacaagattgccttTATTGAACGGGTAGGGCACACAAATATTCCCACGCGCTGCTCAAAGCTTTGGAAGTTCAAGCAGTGGATTACTAATGCTCAAAGCTCCCCTGATCGTGGCATGATAAAGATAAGGCTCATTACTAAATCCTATTTTTAATATATTCCCAATTGAAGAACAACTCAATCAAGGAATCCCTATCACA includes the following:
- the LOC126598762 gene encoding uncharacterized protein LOC126598762, whose translation is MSLLSLPSTLSPLSPSLSLLPASFLSLFLTGKQTVKLYLHNPLPILFLILKLVSTNSWPNFFNFKSKKRMILFGFYVFFKYGSGVLDGQERISSGVDECDEVEAGDEVDRAGGYDGIVGFLTL